In a single window of the Antedon mediterranea chromosome 1, ecAntMedi1.1, whole genome shotgun sequence genome:
- the LOC140063535 gene encoding E3 ubiquitin-protein ligase TRIM45-like: protein MATSKLNQFLQDVDEDLVCSICQERFQHPKSLQCLHSFCLSCLENWVKTNNGKLTCPMCCTSYPIPDGGLKKLPPNTFLNNMLENIDKFQKKDNIKCVCGTTEQAIHYCKECRHYLCFTCSKQHNKFPMLASHALLAAGEVQSMTPQQLAALNPPLCSSHNKPLELYCTKCKEPICIHCAVTEHQAVDQNHKTIEIVKAFESFKESAQQLKSTAQHYKGKLENGLKELTENSKKLKESKEMSIKDINNQVKQVKQIIQKKGDEMKKKVDTIYENEKKTNDLEMEKLRAITAELDTNVSFLNQSLKSEPATAMMSSEIALNTLKDQMDNSEEIKQNDNGQINFFGNKHEIDLLKQHDIGIVTQINVKVPKHVIQGETIVAKIRKTHQVGPNQLTATWTHATGLIKIGQLVKKDNEYVIRRVYKNPGICTLNVYFNGTPIKQSPFTINIEKKGLVNDFEVDGQPTGLVKCADDCLLISSFTNEIHKYKQSGECISKITLPEGVQVYKMYKMKNDNIAFSDENCIKVCDMNGLLIKSIGEDVLNDPRSIHIDEATNIIYVADGNTQCVLMFDIYSGKELMKIGSQEEVQYGYNDVTLTQTGKVLVTDWENGQIVLYDNEDKSLKVLINEGDEDGNVIEPQGVVVDEDDNIIVSSHHKLQLFSSDGHFIKRIDQKADGINDPEQLCIISSNPRRIAIANYGGSNIKIFNY from the coding sequence ATGGCTACAAGCAAATTAAATCAGTTTCTTCAAGATGTTGATGAGGACTTAGTATGTTCTATTTGCCAGGAAAGGTTTCAACATCCTAAAAGTCTTCAATGTCTACATAGCTTTTGCTTGTCATGTTTAGAGAACTGGGTAAAAACAAACAATGGCAAACTAACATGTCCAATGTGTTGCACATCATATCCTATTCCAGATGGCGGGCTTAAGAAGCTTCCACCAAATACATTTCTAAATAACATGTTAGAAAACATTGACAAATTTCAGAAGAAAGATAACATAAAATGTGTTTGTGGAACAACAGAACAGGCAATACATTACTGTAAAGAATGCAGACATTACTTGTGTTTCACATGTAGTAAGCAACATAACAAATTTCCAATGTTAGCAAGTCATGCACTACTTGCTGCAGGGGAAGTGCAATCAATGACGCCACAACAACTTGCAGCATTAAATCCACCATTGTGTTCTTCTCACAACAAACCACTGGAGCTATACTGTACAAAATGTAAAGAACCAATATGCATCCACTGTGCAGTAACAGAACATCAGGCAGTGGATCAAAATcataaaacaatagaaattgTAAAAGCATTTGAATCATTTAAAGAATCTGCACAACAACTGAAATCAACAGCCCAACACTACAAAGGTAAACTAGAAAATGGACTCAAAGAGCTCACAGAGAATTCTAAAAAACTAAAAGAAAGTAAAGAAATGAGTATTAAAGATATCAATAATCAAGTTAAACAAGTGAAACAAATAATCCAGAAAAAAGgagatgaaatgaaaaaaaaagttgacacaatttatgaaaatgaaaagaaaacaaatgacTTAGAAATGGAGAAATTAAGAGCAATCACTGCTGAACTAGATACAAATGTAAGTTTCCTTAATCAGTCACTAAAGAGTGAACCAGCAACTGCCATGATGTCAAGTGAAATTGCATTGAATACACTGAAGGATCAAATGGATAATTCTgaagaaattaaacaaaatgacaATGGACAAATTAACTTCTTTGGAAACAAACATGAAATTGATTTGTTAAAACAACATGACATTGGAATTGTAACTCAAATTAATGTAAAGGTTCCTAAACATGTCATCCAAGGTGAAACAATTGTTgcaaaaataagaaaaacacaTCAAGTTGGTCCTAATCAACTTACAGCAACATGGACACATGCAACGGGATTAATCAAAATTGGTCAACTTGTTAAAAAAGATAATGAATATGTTATAAGAAGAGTATATAAGAATCCAGGAATCTGTACATTAAATGTGTATTTCAATGGTACCCCAATCAAACAATCACCATTTACTATCAACATAGAGAAGAAAGGACTGGTAAATGATTTTGAAGTTGATGGGCAGCCTACAGGACTAGTAAAGTGTGCCGATGATTGCTTGCTGATTTCATCTTTCACAAATGAAATTCACAAGTACAAACAATCAGGAGAATGCATCAGTAAGATTACTCTACCAGAAGGTGTGCAAgtttacaaaatgtacaaaatgaagAATGACAACATAGCATTCAGTGATGAAAACTGCATTAAAGTATGTGATATGAATGGTCTTCTGATAAAATCCATTGGGGAGGATGTATTGAATGATCCACGTAGTATTCACATAGATGAggcaacaaatattatttatgtagCAGATGGAAACACACAATGTGTGCTTATGTTTGACATCTATAGTGGTAAGGAACTGATGAAGATAGGATCACAAGAAGAAGTACAATATGGATACAATGATGTAACACTTACACAAACTGGGAAAGTGCTTGTAACAGATTGggaaaatggtcaaattgtatTATATGATAATGAAGACAAGTCATTAAAAGTACTTATCAATGAAGGTGATGAAGATGGTAATGTGATAGAGCCACAAGGAGTTGTAGTTGATGAGGATGATAACATCATTGTATCAAGTCACCACAAACTACAACTATTCAGTAGTGATGGACATTTTATCAAAAGAATTGATCAGAAAGCAGATGGGATTAATGATCCAGAGCAGTTATGTATCATTTCATCAAACCCACGTAGAATTGCTATAGCTAATTATGGTGGCAGcaacattaaaatattcaacTACTAA